GACCTGTTTCGCCGAAGCCTGGCTGAGAGCAGGGACAAAGGACAAGCCGGCCGGCTGCCTCACTTTCGCCGGAGCTTCCACCAACATGGCCTGGGTTCCGCCCTGCACCTGGATCAAAGAGATCATCACAGAGCAGACCTGCAAGAAGAAGAACGACATCATTCTTGTGCAGCATACATACGGCATCCTCAAGACCATGGAAGAATACGGCATTGAAGATAAAAAAGAGGGCAACCAGCTGTTCGAGCAGACCCATATCTTCGGCGACGGCACAGCGACTGTCAGGACTGAAGCTGCTGCCAGAGTTACAATCTACAAATCCCGCAGCGAAGATTCCTTCACAGTCAAAATCAAGGATGCCGGTGCAGGACTGGTTGTGGCTGCATACGACGACAATCACGGCAACATGATCGTATCCAGAACCAATCAGAACGGCGAAACCACTCTGAATCTCAATGGCCAGACCATGTTTTCAGTCACAGGAGACTCGATCGAGCCATCGATCGATAACGAAATTTAGAAACTGTTAATACTTACCGGTATTTACAGTTTCTTAATCCCGTGAAGCAAAGCTGAACGGGATCTGAAGGCAGATAGACAGAAAAAAAGCGCGTCCAACCGGGCGCGCTTTTTTATCAAGATTTTGTGATTAAAGCCGATGAAATCAATATGAAATTAAGCCTGTTCAGCCGATTCTGCCTTTTTCTGACTATTTTTATTTTCTGCAGCGAAGTCTTAAATGCAGCACCGCGCTACTGCAGGAAAAAAATCCGCGAAAAACCTGAAGTACTGCTGCCTGCCAATTTTGAAAACCGCTGGGGTTTTATCGACGAAGAAGGACAATATTTCATTGAGCCGTATTATGAAAAAGCCTTTGATTTTTCCGAAGGCCTGGCTCTGGTGGAACTGGATGGAAAATGGGGATTCATCGATGAGCGCGGCAGGGAAGTGATCGAGCCTCAATCTGTTTACCTGATGCACAGTTTCTCCTGCGGGAAAGCCCTGTTCTGTAAAAACAGGAAGTACGGATTTTATGACCTGGAAGGAGAAACCGCGGTCCAAGCCCAGTTTGAGCTGGCCTCGGATTTCAGTGAGAACCTGGCTGCAGTGAAAATCGGAGGTTCCTGGGGGTACATTGACCAGACCGGCGGCCTGGTCATCAAAAACCAGTTCGCACTGGCCGGAGATTTTCATCAGGGCCTGGCCTGGGTGCTCTCGAATGGAAAATTCGGCTATCTTGATCAGAGTGGTGTGTCTGTGGTGGAGCCTTGCTACGAATTCGCCGGGGATTTTTCCGAGGACCTGGCAGTGGTTAGAGCGGACCGGATCTACAAGTTCATCGATAAGACCGGACTGATTGTCCTTGATTTTCAATACGAGGATGCCAGGGGATTTTCCGATGGCCTCGCTGCCGTGGAGATGGACGGGAAATGGGGATTCATCAACAAAAAAGGCGATTTCGAAATCAGCCCGCGCTTCGACGGAGTCAAAACCGGATTCTGCGGAGGCCTGGCCGGTGTGAAAATCGGAGATCGTTACGGATTTATCGATAAAAGAGGGAAAGTGATAGTGGAGCCTCATTTCCAGGATCTGGAACCGTTCCGCAATGGATTCGCCCGTGTCAGTTACGGCATCAAGAGCGGATACATCGAAAAGACAGAGAAGAATACCTGGACCATTCACAGAATTCCCGGTTACCCCCGCTGGGGTTATTACTCGGAATTCTATCATCAGCAGAAAAAGCCGGGTGAAATTTAATCGGTAGAAGGCGGTTGAACCTGGTCCGAAAACTCCACTATAATCGAATCACCGGGATTTTTGTAAGAAAATACGCCTTCAGACGAGGGGAGAGTGCTGATAAATTCAGAGACCAGGCTGGTCTTGCCGAAGGCGTGCATCGGAATGAACATTTTAGGCGCGAGCTTTTTCACAACATCAGCGGCTCCTGACCAGTTCCTGACCCTGTTGTCTGCATCGGAAAATGCGATGTCCACCCGCCATTTTTCCAGCTTTTTCAGCACTTGCTCGAAATATTCAAGATAGAGAGCAGATTCCTCAGGAGTCAATTTCTCCCACTCCCATCTGGCCAGGTCCCCACCGAAATAAACATGAGTATCCCCGATTTCGATCAGGTAGGCTACACCTTCATCATTGCTGCGGATGGCAGCCATCTCGATACCGCCGATTGTGAAGTCTGTCTCAGGTTCGGCACAGTATGGCTCGAACTGGCGCAGGGTATCCTCGACTGAAACGAAAGCATCGGAAGAAAGGACCAGTTGAACATCGGCAGTAACCGGGATGATGGTCTGGAGAAACCGGTTGAAATGGTCGGCATGGCTATGGGATGTTAGAATATAGGTCTTTTTGCCCCTGATCTTGCTGAGGACCATCTCCCGTACGGCAGGATTGAGATAGCTGTCTGTAGGATAGTCAAAAAGGAACACTAAGTCATCCGAAGACAAGGTAAAGCAATTGTGGAAAATATAAGTGATCTCAAATTTCATTATATAATAGTTTATTATCCGTATTCTGAATATGCAAGTTCAGGCAGAACGAAATTGAAAAGTTTCGGGAAAAGCATTATCGTTGATGATAGCTTGAATTATCAGAGAGGACTCAATGAATAAAAACT
The genomic region above belongs to Candidatus Wallbacteria bacterium and contains:
- a CDS encoding WG repeat-containing protein, producing the protein MIKADEINMKLSLFSRFCLFLTIFIFCSEVLNAAPRYCRKKIREKPEVLLPANFENRWGFIDEEGQYFIEPYYEKAFDFSEGLALVELDGKWGFIDERGREVIEPQSVYLMHSFSCGKALFCKNRKYGFYDLEGETAVQAQFELASDFSENLAAVKIGGSWGYIDQTGGLVIKNQFALAGDFHQGLAWVLSNGKFGYLDQSGVSVVEPCYEFAGDFSEDLAVVRADRIYKFIDKTGLIVLDFQYEDARGFSDGLAAVEMDGKWGFINKKGDFEISPRFDGVKTGFCGGLAGVKIGDRYGFIDKRGKVIVEPHFQDLEPFRNGFARVSYGIKSGYIEKTEKNTWTIHRIPGYPRWGYYSEFYHQQKKPGEI
- a CDS encoding MBL fold metallo-hydrolase, which produces MKFEITYIFHNCFTLSSDDLVFLFDYPTDSYLNPAVREMVLSKIRGKKTYILTSHSHADHFNRFLQTIIPVTADVQLVLSSDAFVSVEDTLRQFEPYCAEPETDFTIGGIEMAAIRSNDEGVAYLIEIGDTHVYFGGDLARWEWEKLTPEESALYLEYFEQVLKKLEKWRVDIAFSDADNRVRNWSGAADVVKKLAPKMFIPMHAFGKTSLVSEFISTLPSSEGVFSYKNPGDSIIVEFSDQVQPPSTD